Sequence from the Cryptomeria japonica unplaced genomic scaffold, Sugi_1.0 HiC_scaffold_2306, whole genome shotgun sequence genome:
GATAGTATCTATAAATATGAGATGCTaaaaatcaatatgaaattttcTTAGGATGGTGTCCTTAAATACATAACATTAAACACATAtgttgaaatattttgcatgcatgccAATAGTTAATTCTCATATTTTAGAGTTACTATTCCTAAAAGGTAGAATTTTAAATTTTGTAACTAGATATTAGAATGTGCATAAGTTATAGCCTAGGAGATGAGACCATAGATGTGATATAGTCTAAGATAGAAAATATACAAAGAGTAGAGACAATGTTGTTTCAAATTGGGAAGTTAGTATATATGAATGCTAGATTCAATATTGATATGAATGAATGTATTAAAAATTCCAAGATAGATAGTCACGTTGTGCATCAATAACATCCACAAAAAATGAGATAAATTAGAAAGAAAATTGTAAATTATAAaagatttattatttataaaaaataatcaagAGAAAGTGCATAACACTTATGAATGGAGCACTTATTCCCATCATTCATTCACTAGTAGGGGAGAATTATTTTACTTATTTTATTGAACATTATTGTAACAATCTTATAGAAGGGGAACTTATCCTCATAAAATTAGAGTAGGGGGGAATTTGTTTTTTTAATTCATTGAATTTGGTTACATTCTTATATGGTAGTGTCATGTGATTTGTTATCTAAGTTTGTTGTTTAAACCTTAGCAACATAGGCTATCCTTTGTAAATGTTGAATCTATAATATTGGAGCTACTACAATTTAGATATCAAATAGAGGTTATGAAAATAAAGGTGCTAAAATTATGTAGCTAGTGCATACTAAAATAAATGTCACATGGTTCAATACAATTCATTCCCTTCTTTTTACGTTTTCTTCCAAATTTACCTCCACAATTTTtcttaatcaactaaaataaataCCCATATCCGCAATTCATGTAATTACACAACATATGAACATGAGAAAGGGTAATATATTCAAACTTTTAAATTTTATCCACAATAACAATATATTTATTCTTGATAAGAGTTTAAATATAATCTCTAAACTTAAAATAATGGAAGTTGGAATGAAGAACACTATAAAATGGGAGCaacaatcattgaaagacaaaTAAGAAAGAACATGTCATTTTTTGTCAAAAAgcaattctattcaaaatttcttaGCCTTATATAGATTGACATGTTCAATAATTTTCTATTTGTTGAATagcattttcttcatttttgaacAATTTCTTTTAATAGTCACATGTCATATTCCAAATATTATTTTTAtgcttattaaaatatttaataaaagatgATTTCGACAAACAATAATATATTGATGTGTAATTACATCTCTCATTGATTACTTTTGATAGAAAACCTTTTTCTTCAAATATTTTTGTAATAAACTTATTGaaaacaaaaatatcataaaaagacttaacttttaaaaaaatatacaaacaCTTTCAAAGGATCGTGTGCTGACGActaatcaaaataaactaaattataACATAGGACCTTACTCTTGACCATGCAATTGTTTAATTACGTTGGATTTGGGTGTAGATTGAATTGGTCAATTACACATTTACGAAAACGAAAATGAACAGTTCCCCATTCATGGGGATTCCTAGGACAGACTTTCTTTCCTattaaagaaacaaaaataaataaataacgtaGAGAGATCTACAATAACGTGGATGATGACCCGGCTTGATTCAAAATATTTAACCAGTAACCAAAGCCATCGCAatcatcatcattactctgcaACTCTAGATTATTGAGTATATGGTGATCTTTGTCTGCATCATCCATGCAGCTCAAGAAATTGTGAGCTTCCCACATTACTTCATATGTGCTTATTTCGGTTTCATGATTATATCTAATTGGCTCATCAGAAGAATTTGTACAACTGGATTCAAACCAATCTAAACTTGAACTTGAATCTCCATTTACAAACTCCCTGTCTATACTATTTATAGATGAAAGGATTCCGCTTGACAGATTGTATGAATCATAGAATGTGTCCGAAGAATTAGAAATTCTGGTGGGAAAATCAACCATGGCCTTTGCCCGAATTAGACCTGAATTGCCCTCCTCCATTGATGGACTTTTCTCACTACAGTGGGAGTAATCAAGCGAGATAAGATTGTGCTCCGCCTTGGGTGACTTTGAATGATGTGTTACTGGATCGAGTCCCACTCTTGAAACCCGCTTCTTCAAGCGAGTATTCCACACATTCTTTATCTCGTTATCTGTTCTTCCAGGCAGACGTGAAGCAATAGCCGACCACCTGTATTTTATATAACACAATCCAATAACATCAGCCAAGGATATGGTGGAACAAACAAAACAGTAAGAAATATTATGAACAATGATCAAACCTGTTGCCCAGAAGTTGATGAAGCTTAATAATAGTCTCTTCCTCTTCAGAAGTAAAATTCCCATGTTTAATTTCTGGTCTGAGGTAATTAACCCACCTTAGACGACAGCTTTTACCGCATCTTAAGAGTCCTGTCATTACCAGAGAAGAATACTTATCAGTTTTAGACTGCAAAAAGAAAAAGAGTCCTGCCATTAAATTAGCGTGTAGAATTGAAACCTGCTTGTTTAGGGACTGCACGCCAGTTCCCATGGCCATTCATGCGAATAAAATGAATGAGTATTCGATCTTCTTGAGGAGACCATGGGCCTTTGTTTAGTCCGATTTTATCACAGCAGGGAGCTCGGcccattgttttggtttgcacttCACATATACCCAGATGCAACTCTTATATACCCAGTCACACAGTCGCAGTTGCTCAAAATTTCTGGGCAAGTCACAAtgaataaaaatttcaattttgtaattttgaaagGAATGAGTCCACCCTTTTTTGAATATTACTGGATCATTTGGACAGATTCGTAGTGCTAGTGTTGACTGTTTCACAGCAAATTGTGCCTGCTAGGTAAAACCTGTCTTTATCACTATTAATTTATTTGTAGTGTTGGACTCTTGTtctttattttgtatttatttatattataattacttttataaatataatttattagattataatgtttttaaaaaataatttattgataTATAGATTGACTTGATATATTTGTACCATGTAAAACAAATTATGTTATTACAATAATTCAAAGAGGAAATCCATCTGCAATCAAAGAAATGTTCAACAAAAATTTATAAATTCACtttctattaataaaatattttagaaatataatataatataatcattttcatatcatttttattgaTAGTTCTTATTtaatattttactttattttaataattaattatatatatatatatgatacatTTATTTGGATGAATAATACGAATTATTTAAAAGTTAATTGTAACCACGTCAAATCCCCCACCCTAAAAAAGAATATAGAATGTATGCAAGAAGTCCTTAGATGATACCTTTTGTAAGCCTATGCAAAAgaagtttttttttaatcttaatgtGGGAACGATATAAGATTATTTGACAATGTGAGGGAGTCTGATGCTCTGAGTTTGTTGTAGGTGTCATTGATTTTGAGTGGTAGTACATGTATGTGCATGCATCTACATGCATCTCTAATGCTTATGATTGCCTTTCTTCTGCTTGTTGATAGGATTTTTAACTGTGTTTAAGTAGGTGGATCGAGTTAGAAGGGATGCTTATGTATGTCTCTATTGCTTCCTCCTATCTTAGAAATGTCAAGACATTTATAGTAAGCTATTTTATAGGTAGTTTTCAATGAGGTTTGCACTTTCTAGGAGACTACCAATGGGTAGTTTTCataaattcaaaggaaaccatGGACAAATCCCTCCTCATTCTATAGGACAAGTTGCAAGACATCATAATCATGATGTCTGATGGTCTAGATGACACCTTAAAGAGCATCATTATCCAGATGTTAGATGGGAAGCAAAGAAACAACTAATAGGATCATATGCATCTCTCGAAACAAGAAATTTGGCTTTGTTT
This genomic interval carries:
- the LOC131873574 gene encoding transcription factor MYB13-like; amino-acid sequence: MGRAPCCDKIGLNKGPWSPQEDRILIHFIRMNGHGNWRAVPKQAGLLRCGKSCRLRWVNYLRPEIKHGNFTSEEEETIIKLHQLLGNRWSAIASRLPGRTDNEIKNVWNTRLKKRVSRVGLDPVTHHSKSPKAEHNLISLDYSHCSEKSPSMEEGNSGLIRAKAMVDFPTRISNSSDTFYDSYNLSSGILSSINSIDREFVNGDSSSSLDWFESSCTNSSDEPIRYNHETEISTYEVMWEAHNFLSCMDDADKDHHILNNLELQSNDDDCDGFGYWLNILNQAGSSSTLL